Part of the Diabrotica virgifera virgifera chromosome 6, PGI_DIABVI_V3a genome, tattccggacctggatttttcttgtcattagtaattgggtcgttccaatgtggtaaataagtattgattatttttaaaatgagtatttattcattaactttaataatttataactaaaagttaataatatctgctttttaatgtcaaagttcttaaaaaattcaatataatttcaaaatgaaagtcataaaattgcctggccgaaaaatttaaacgaactattaaacttacttttttgtgcacttttcaaatatgcaaacagattttcaaaatttcaatatacagggtgttgttttaaggtcacaattactttataattttttgttaatccggacctggatttttcttatggttagtatgtcggtcgtttgggttttgaatgagacatatgtgtaccaaatatcaaaaaaatatacagggcggtTCTAAAgatatggcttaggaaagaaatgggcaaaatcgataaaacaccctgtcactcggttataaaagtcggaaaggcaaaaaatgtactatatctagaaccggctcggtgacctctattcaccattaaagtatttccgtttcccaatgaaacaccctgtataaaaatctacaacttttgttttatttacaaCAAACAACATTTTTACCCAGAAACACGAAGAAGATCgttttttagatgttttcgttttttatttttgatttctctaaaagttattcaattttgatgaaatggtgaaaatatactctaatatattcttgaatcaaattttaatcatatttttCGATCATATATTTGGCGAGAAAGAAAATTCAAAAGATTCCGAGATATTCGtggttttttaaagaaaaattccatggtgattttttttttgttttacttcTATTGAAGTTCGTTTTTTGTTAAGACATTTACTTTTTGGAGAAATTAGAAAATATAATGGtccctattaaaaaaaaaatacataaaaattgaaaagaacacaaaaaattacttttttatttgaagTTTTGCAATCTTTgtgataaattgtttaaaattataacaaaattaaaaagCTTATCAGACCGTTAGATGaataagaaattttttgtaacagttaaaataattttattttcacacTTTACACTAATACATGTTAATTAAAAATGGTATGGATTTTTATATTACCTACATTTGAAATTTTTTGAAGATGTCAAATTTGGCGTGAAATTAAAAAAACCTATTTGCCCCCTTAGatataattttttgatatttttttgctaatttgtCTAGTGTATCAATTTGTGCATTCTAATTAAATTTATCCTTTTAGTTTTTAATTAACTAAAATCACAAGACTgaacttactttttttattttgtagtcAATAATACATTACAAATAGTGTCTAATATATTGACAAATGTTTTTTTAACTGTTTTTAGtgttttttatatcttatatgtatttttataataattattctgTAGATCTAGATAGCATTATTTGCAATATTTACACAATTTTTTTACTGCATATCAGGGGAAATCTGTGTCAAAAATTTATCGGCAGTAATTTGGATGTAGATGTATTTATACGACGCTTTAggccaaattcaaaaatttttgataaaCCGAAGGAAAAGTAAATAATTTTTGGACACAGCGATCATCTCCAACTTTGGCTCAATGTGTCCAAAATGCATACCTATCTTTTGTACCTGGAaagtttatttttctttatatgAATATAAATCTGCATCTGTATCTTTGGTATATCGTCTATATATTTATAGCCTCCAAACATTATTTCGTAGGTTATTGTATTGATCATCTTTCATTTTGATCATATCTCGTTCTTTTTTAGTTCTTTGGCCTTTACGATGGTCTTTATTTACTAATTGTACTTTTTTTCATCCACCAAATCATTGGTAGCCAAATatgccagtcaatgggagcaagaataggatattacctccgaattctatcctactgcatgcattttaattaaattttgggaatagcctctaattttctcctaattcaaagtctaccctatgccgatgtgtgcttttatcttgggggtggttcccactccTTCTCagggttggaaaaatttttggttaaattTACCACGGAAttagctagagaacctaattctaagcaaaaactgttctataatttttttttgaaaactcaatagtttttgagatattcgttttcgaacggtttttttgcgaataccttaaaaactatgcatctaactaaataaactatatcaaacatttttgtaggttataaaaaaataaagagacgcctgccttcataaatcttctagttataatacaaaaagagatatggtaggtgaaaatagtttgtgttttggtacattctcaaattggtgtattcaacttgaaataacagagaaacggtcgattttaggtgtataattccattacattaaaactaagcgagatatgctgcaaacaaaattgataactaatgtattttaagaaaaactgagaagtaattttaacccccatccaccaaaatgtaaatgcatcgttttccttctacaataccttttattatagtgttatttctatgttcaaaaagttggactgaattaaaatgaatggtttttgaacaaaaataaaatcaaattatagagcgcatttttcaattttcttaaaaatcttcctttttctacatgtaacttgaaaatgatagagatacagtaatgaaaaataaaaaggaaatttttatttgaaaaagctctacatttttgtgtggtctttttttcgtatctcttatctttttcgagttacatggaggaaaaggaagatttttaagaaaatttaaaaatgcgctctatacataatttgatcttatttttttcaaaaacgattcattttaatccagtttAACTTTtcgaacatagaaataacactataataaaaaataatgtagaaggaaaacgatgtatttaaattctgatggatgaggggttaaatatacttctcatttcttcttaaaatacattagtcatcaatttttttgcagaatttcGAATTtttgtaatcgacatttagtattgctcattttaaaggtcttttcaagcactacaaaagttattagtatcattatacacctaaaatcgacagtttctctgttatttcaagttgaatacaccgatttgagcatgcagcaaaaaaacaaactcttcttacctacagtgccggattaaccaataggcaaagtaggcagttgcctaggggtctcggccccaaagggggcctcgcagggcccaaaacgaaaaaataataattagaattaaataaaaactataaatgttaaaaaattcaaatatcgagCAATATCATAAGAGTGATGGTGGCCGTATAAAATtacattacaatgcatacttttgttcaccTAATATAATGTATATGTTGTGAGAATAAATCGCTAATTAATGCCTTTTGATAAGAGGAACAGTACTACAGATGGAAATAAGAAAGACGATTCGAGAGTGGAGCAGAAAAACCCAAGAAAAAGCAGGAGAAAGAAAAGACCCTTAAGCAAGATCGAAAACATAACCAAAACTGACTTAAATTTAGTTTCACACGGAAATCCATAGCTAGTGAAGCTGCAACCAATAAAAATGCACGTGATGAAATAGAAATAACTGAGTGAAACAGTTTCCGTAACTGAAGAAGATTAAAAAACATGTAACGACAGTTCTATTCCAGTTCAAGAAGTTAAAGAACCAGAAACCGAAACTAACTTAGAAATTGAAGTTAAACATAAATAATTGGGTTCTAAATCCTGAAAACCACATAGGATTACGGAATACAATAACTGAAGAAGTATGGAGATTTTGTATCGGGAAAAGTCTTCAGAATGTAAAAATCTTGATGAAAGTTTTTCagcatcaaaaaaaattttgaaggcattacaagatttttacaaaatctatggtttttcgaaaatatATCCGTGGAACAAAAATTCAAAGAGATTGGCTAACGTATTCTCAAATTaaatatcgtattttgggtttgCTCAGACCGTGTAGCTACTACTTTTTGCAGCCTCTAGTCaccgttgggaagttatgatcaaatgctgAAATGAAACTCCACTATAAATATCTGCGATTTTAAGCGATCTGATTCGCCACGATCTAGTACTTAAACGAACAAGCAGCACAAGATAGTCTGCAAGGGCACATGCAACAAGACttttgtctaaaggttacaacgcTTTTGAATCTGCTGTTCATGCTTTTGCTGAAGAcactaatcagaaagctgaaacagttcatgaggctaaGTGTTTCTTGAAAGAAATGTAAAAAATGAAACATTCAAAAAGAATGAGTTTTGcgcaacaattttagaacgcgTCTACGCTGTAAGTCAATCATTACAAagagaagagattgaacttcaaactgcagttcaacttctaaattcacttttgaAGTTCTTAATCCCAAAGATataattttgcttactacgagcagaaCACCTGTGATctacaatactctgaatattcCGACACGAGGAAACGAAAACcagcaagaaaactacattttgatgatgcCAATATTTCAATGGAAGTTTTTCTACACTGTGGACAAACGTTAAAGGTTGAAACGTATCCACCAATGTTCGATAAGCTAATTACTGAGCAAAGTCGTCGGTTGACAGTGTACGGGTCAGTGAACTCAGTATTTTGTCTTTTGTGTTTTTACAAAATTGAGTGATACTCTAATAAATGAGTGTAGTGGGTATAAGTACATGAAAACTATCCCAATGACGTTgaatctgaacttgaagatgaacTAGAGCAGTTCAAATGTTTTATAGACAAGCTTCAAGGCTTGCAGGAAAAACTATTTCTGCTACACAGTCATGTTGGGTTATTTCGTAACAGGCAAACTGACATGGAGAAAGCCTAGGTTTTTtaggggcctcatagcttgggttgcctaggggcctcaagattcttaatccgggactgctTACCTACCATAttcctctttgtattttaactagaagatttatgaaggaacgaatctctttgtttttttataacctacagaaatattttatatagtttttttgttagatgcatagtttttaaggtattctcaAAAATCTGTCCGAAAAGGTGTTATTTCTCAAtcaaaatggccaattttcaaccacgaataactcaaaaagtattgagttttcaaaaaataattatagaacagtttttgcttaaaattaggttctctagcctcttccatggctattttaaccaaaacaattttcaccaccgagaaggggtgggaaccacccccaagataaaagcgcacatcggcatagagtagactttgtttcttgagctatttcctacttactgttaaaatatcaagtaaatcgatgtagtaggatggaattcggagccaaatatcctcattgactgccctaaaagGTTTTCTTAACCCaactactgacgtggatgtttcaactgacatgcggtatgtcataccgctgcctattctcctttgttttcaatataCATCTGTCTTATATcattgtatttgttttttacatcaactacggaatgatcCTTCACATTtctgtagaataaaatactgctccaaataaaatatactttatttttcaggaaaattatgaacgcatgcataatattaaaaaaatgattaaagtTCTTTCAAAGtcctttataaactgaattacaaaGAAATCTGAGTGTTATTaactcaaaaatagtaaaatagagCACTTGATGCGTGTTAATTTCCACTTGAaggtagaacaactggatgaacttgctgccatactaatagtTAAAGAATACACTGTAATGTTTTTAACTATATTAACGTAAACATTGACAtgcggtatcacgtaccgcaagaaaactttacgtcaacgtagctcaaagactaaaccatactaaaactgcagcgGTGGAGAACAGGTCAAATTACATACCACTTGAAGGTACACAAATGGCGTTCTagaattcttttaaaaaacacattttacaacaaaatatttttggtaaggtatgatataaatatatcagtagttaagggttaaattcTACCTTGTTGATACAATATCTTCATCTTCTCTGTTTCTAATTGTCTCTAGTTCACTTAGTACCATAGGCTGTGTAAAACCTAACACatttaattttcatagctcaactggtacTAGAGGAATAAACAAACTGGCAGTTTGaattaaaaatttcaacaccttgtatctcggaaacgaagcatacgtttatagaacaaactgtcattattttttcatgtagaattcatcccttaaagtttgtcatacttatttactaacgcCATGTATATTTACTTATCCATGGTATTTAACAGAATATCCTGTCTGTCGTTTATCACATCCCAATcgccatttcttcttctttttatataataTCTTCTTCAGTTCTCTTTTTTTCATTGATGCTTTTATTTGTCCGTTTCACTGTAATCTAAGAGAAGAGAACAGAGAAGAAAATAAGATTTTCCATCAAATAATCATTTGTTAAGTATTTGTTTTAATTCTTGCATTTAGGGAactttgacaatgttcccccacataaaatttaaaataaaccttaGTTTCGTtctcagcaccatcaaaaacattaaatatgaccaaaattagcGATTGACCAACCACCGTGgagaatatctcgagaaataagcgatTTTTTGGGGGTGTGCCGCTGATCTAtaagtttaatggaacaaacattataaaaactttttttaaattttttttaggtaaAAAACCCACCCCCAAAACTGATGCACTGCTAGGACCTTCTAGTAAACCACCCAGTCAAAAcccattaaaaataaaactagtagCAGTGAAGAAGGCTACTGTCAGCGCTGTATCTTCAAGTCTAACGAAATTAGGAATAAAGAAGGAGCAAAGGCCATCACCACATTCTCCCCCATCAACTCCTAGCTCAGCGCTGAGGAACTACTCCATGAACCCCAGTCCAGCAAGTAGCCGATCTAGCTCAAGAGGTCGCCGATCGTCCAGCAGGAGATCTTCTAGCAGGGGATCGACCAAACCCCCAACCCCTCGTTCAGAAAAGTTTTCTGAAAGCAGCTCTAGCCACCGGTCAAGGAAAGAGTCATATTCCTCATCATACTCCAACAGTGGAAGGGGAAGTATTCAGAAAATAGACATTAAAGGTAAAAGCTTAAAATCAAAGACAATAAAGAAAATGTCTAGAAGTGCTATGCAACGAGAGAGCAAAGATTCTAAATCAAAGGAGTCAACAGGTAAAAGTGAACTAGAAAATGAGAGATCGGCAGGTGAAACGAAGGTGTCAACCAAAGACACTTTAGAAGATTTGGGATCAAGTGACGAAAACATTACAGAAACTGGTACAAAAGATGACAGTATAAAATTACTATCCACTAAAGCTGGAAAGAAACCTGTAAGCACCAAAAGTATGACTCACTTAAACACAAATCCTGAAGGTACAGAATTCTGTTCGACGTTGAAATCTACTATAAGATATCTGAGTACCAAAAGCCTTACTAGAATCAATACAGAAAATGAAGATATAGATTTGTTACCGATACAAAGGAAAACAGATTCTGAAAGTGATGATAGTGATAGTGAAGAAAAGGGGAAATTATTACCAAGTTCTTCGAACAAAAGCAACGAAGACACCAACCTATAGTAGGAATGTTTGAAAACTAAGCAGTGATCACGATGTCAAAAGTAATTGTTTATTTTAACCGGAGATTTGTTTGAATTTTAGGTGGTTTAAGTATTATTTGTCTCTTCATAGTATTTTTGTTGGGATATTATCTTCTTATCCATCGGTCTCTTACATTTAGCATTTGATTGTTTCCATTCTTTCTCTGTCACTCCCGTCTTGATCATAATATCATTATGTAGATCTAGATTTTTGTCTAGTCTTAAGTTTTCTTTAAGACTTCTGTTTTAATACTCTTCTAAATTGTTAATATTTGCTACTTACATACTTTCCTTGTCCGAGACATCGACAACATTATATGCTGTTCTTCTAATGGTTGACCACATAGATGGCCTTGTCATCTCCATATTCTGCATTTCatagataaattttaaacatGGTTGAGAAAACAGAGCAACTTTGTTTCAATAATTTACCTTTACTTTATTACTGCGCCTCTTTTTTATTGCAGACTCGCCATCATAACAGTGTCATCGGCTTCTTTTAGAGTTCAACCTAGTATTTTAAGtaacagtacctataaaaaaagGTAATATATTTTGTAAACAAAGTTTGCATAAAATATAGAATATTCCTTAATACAAATAATTGACAGGGTAGTCTTGAAGTCTTTGGTTCTAGGTCTGTGTTCAACTATCCTTCAACTGTGGCTAATGAATACAAAATATCCAATTTATGTTGTCTGTTCATGATCAGAGACCGAAGAAAAGATCTTTGTTTGCATATAATCTTCTAGTCTTATCCTTGTCTCAGTTATTCTTCTTCATTTACCACCAAGTGTATGTAATTTTAGCTCTCTATGATACTCTCAACAGGCACATAGCCATCTGAAGTTCAAACACGTCATTCTTCTTTGTGATTATTTATGCCCTTCGTGATTGTTATACATTGACTGACGTATTTATCAATATTTTCTTATTATACTGGACTAAGGAAAAGATACTTCAGATGTATTAATAATACTTTTTCGATTAATATACCAGGTCAATTTGGtcaatttgaattaaaaaaaagttatctAAAGTTATATGATGAAAATTAATATGTAGGGGGATAATATATAAAGCAAGAATAAATTACACAGCTGAAAACTTCCTTGGGTGATTTAAAGGGGGTTAAAATGTAGTAAAATTTTGACGAAATTTGACATTGTATCAAAAAATTTCACATACAAAAGTTgtagattatacagggtgtttcattgggaaacggaaatactttaatggtgaatagaggtcaccgagccggttctagatatagtacattttttgcccttccaacttttataaccgagttacagggtgttttataaattttgctcatttctttcctaagccataactttagaaccaccctgtatattttttttaaatttggtacacatatgtctcattcaaaacccaaacgaccgacatactaaccataagaaagatccaggtctggattaacaaaaaattataaagtaattgtgaccttaaaacaacaccctgtatattgaaattttgaaaatctgcttgcatatttgaaaagagcacaaaaaagtaagtttaatggttcgcttcaatttttcggccaaacaattttatgacttttattttgaaattatattgaattttttaataactttgacattaaaaagcaggtattattaacttttagttataaattattaaagttaatgaataaatactcattttaaaaataatcaatacttatttaccacattggaacgacccaattactaatgacaagaaaaatccaggtccggatttagaaaaaaatacaaagtaattgtgaccttgaaccaacaccctgtatattgaaattttaaaaatttgtctgcgcattttaaaagaggatgaaaaactgttattaaaggcttattttaattttttcgccgttgatttaattataTCAATtgtgaaattatattgaaattttaaagaactctgagattaaaaaccaggtattgttaacttttaataataatttaatgttaatgaatcaatacttattttaaaaatacttaatacttatttactacgctggcttcatagattctctggatttgtagctatatgcacatcattaaaaattagaattgcgaggattgggatattttaatgatttagtaaataattaaagaaactgttatatctaataaaacaaaaattcgttacaattcaacaatttaacataaattaaaaatatttgaactataacagttgctcaaaatgtcctccattttgttcgatgcatttccttgctcgttttaaaatatttcgaatcgattttctaattatattttgactgttcttcatttttctggtaacttcttgtgaccttgacataattaatcaatatgatttcaaaattgccgtaattaaattatctgcgcaaaaatttgacatgcaccttttaacgcagttttttatgctcttttataatacacaaacaaattttcaaaatttcaatatacagggtgttgtttcaaggtcacaattactttatatttttttcttattccggacctggatttttcttgtcattagtaattgggtcgttccaatgtggtaaataagtattgattatttttaaaatgagtatttattcattaactttaataatttataactaaaagttaataatatctgctttttaatgtcaaagttcttaaaaaattcaatataatttcaaaatgaaagtcataaaattgcctggccgaaaaatttaaacgaactattaaacttacttttttgtgcacttttcaaatatgcaaacagattttcaaaatttcaatatacagggtgttgttttaaggtcacaattactttataattttttgttaatccggacctggatttttcttatggttagtatgtcggtcgtttgggttttgaatgagacatatgtgtaccaaatatcaaaaaaatatacagggcggtTCTAAAgatatggcttaggaaagaaatgggcaaaatcgataaaacaccctgtcactcggttataaaagtcggaaaggcaaaaaatgtactatatctagaaccggctcggtgacctctattcaccattaaagtatttccgtttcccaatgaaacaacctgtataaaaatctacaacttttgttttatttacaaCAAACAACACTTTTACCCAGAAACACGAAGAAGATCgttttttagatgttttcgttttttatttttgatttctctaaaagttattcaattttgatgaaatggtgaaaatatactctaatatattcttgaatcaaattttaatcatatttttCGATCATATATTTGGCGAGAAAGAAAATTCAAAAGATTCCGAGATATTCGtggttttttaaagaaaaattccatggtgattttttttttgttttacttcTATTGAAGTTCATTTTTTGTTAAGACATTTACTTTTTGGAGAAATTAGAAAATATAATGGtccctattaaaaaaaaatacataaaaattgaaaagaacacaaaaaattacttttttatttgaagTTTTGCAATCTTTgtgataaattgtttaaaattataacaaaattaaaaagCTTATCAGACCGTTAGATGaataagaaattttttgtaacagttaaaataattttattttcacacTTTACACTAATACATGTTAATTAAAAATGGTATGGATTTTTATATTACCTACATTTGAAATTTTTTGAAGATGTCAAATTTGGCGTGAAATTAAAAAAACCTATTTGCCCCCTTAGatataattttttgatattttttgctAATTTGTCTAGTGTATCAATTTGTGCATTCGAATTAAATTTATCCTTTTAGTTTTTAATTAACTAAAATCACAAGACTgaacttactttttttattttgtagtcAATATACATTACAAATAGTGTCTAATATATTGACAAATGTTTTTTTAACTGTTTTTAGtgttttttatatcttatatgtATCTTTATAATAATTATTCTGTAGATCTAGATAGCATTATTTGCAATATTTACACAATTTTTTTACTGCATATCAGGGGAAATCTGTGTCAAAAATTTATCGGCAGTAATTTGGATGTAGATGTATTTATACGACGCTTTAggccaaattcaaaaatttttgataaaCCGAAGGAAAAGTAAATAATTTTTGGACACAGCGATCATCTCCAACTTTGGCTCAATGTGTCCAAAATGCATACCTATCTTTTGTACCTGGAaagtttatttttctttatatgAATATAAATCTGCATCTGTATCTTTGGTATATCGTCTATATATTTATAGCCTCCAAACATTATTTCGTAGGTTATTGTATTGATCATCTTTCATTTTGATCATATCTCGTTCTTTTTTAGTTCTTTGGCCTTTACGATGGTCTTTATTTACTAATTGTACTTTTTTTCATCCACCAAATCATTGGTAGCCAAATatgccagtcaatgggagcaagaataggatattacctccgaattctatcctactgcatgcattttaattaaattttgggaatagcctctaattttctcctaattcaaagtctaccctatgccgatgtgtgcttttatcttgggggtggttcccactccTTCTCagggttggaaaaatttttggttaaattTTCCACGGAAttagctagagaacctaattctaagcaaaaactgttctataattttttttgaaaactcaatagtttttgagatattcgttttcgaacggtttttttgcgaataccttaaaaactatgcatctaactaaataaactatatcaaacatttttgtaggttataaaaaaataaagagacgcttgccttcataaatcttctagttataatacaaaaagagatatggtaggtgaaaatagtttgtgttttggtacattctcaaattggtgtattcaacttgaaataacagagaaacggtcgattttaggtgtataattccattacattaaaactaagcgagatatgctgcaaacaaaattgataactaatgtattttaagaaaaactgagaagtaattttaacccccatccaccaaaatgtaaatgcatcgttttccttctacaataccttttattatagtgttatttctatgttcaaaaagttggactgaattaaaatgaatggtttttgaacaaaaataaaatcaaattatagagcgcatttttcaattttcttaaaaatcttcctttttctacatgtaacttgaaaatgatagagatacagtaatgaaaaataaaaaggaaatttttatttgaaaaagctctacatttttgtgtggtctttttttcgtatctcttatctttttcgagttacatggaggaaaaggaagatttttaagaaaatttaaaaatgcgctctatacataatttgatcttatttttttcaaaaacgattcattttaatccagtttAACTTTtcgaacatagaaataacactataataaaaaataatgtagaaggaaaacgatgtatttaaattctgatggatgaggggttaaatatacttctcatttcttcttaaaatacattagtcatcaatttttttgcagaatttcGAATTtttgtaatcgacatttagtattgctcattttaaaggtcttttcaagcactacaaaagttattagtatcattatacacctaaaatcgacagtttctctgttatttcaagttgaatacaccgatttgagcatgcagcaaaaaaacaaactcttcttacctacagTGCCGGGTTAAccaataggcaaagtaggcagttgcctaggggtctcggccccaaagggggcctcgcagggcccaaaacgaaaaaataataattagaattaaataaaaactataaatgttaaaaaattcaaatatcgagCAATATCATAAGAGTGATGGTGGCCGTATAAAATtacattacaatgcatacttttgttcaccTAATATAATGTATATGTTGTGAGAATAAATCGCTAATTAATGCCTTTTGATAAGAGGAACAGTACTACAGATGGAAATAAGAAAGACGATTCGAGAGTGGAGCAGAAAAACCCAAGAAAAAGCAGGAGAAAGAAAAGACCCTTAAGCAAGATCGAAAACATAACCAAAACTGACTTAAATTTAGTTTCACACGGAAATCCATAGCTAGTGAAGCTG contains:
- the LOC126887517 gene encoding uncharacterized protein LOC126887517; the encoded protein is MPFDKRNSTTDGNKKDDSRVEQKNPRKSRRKKRPLSKKPTPKTDALLGPSSKPPSQNPLKIKLVAVKKATVSAVSSSLTKLGIKKEQRPSPHSPPSTPSSALRNYSMNPSPASSRSSSRGRRSSSRRSSSRGSTKPPTPRSEKFSESSSSHRSRKESYSSSYSNSGRGSIQKIDIKGKSLKSKTIKKMSRSAMQRESKDSKSKESTGKSELENERSAGETKVSTKDTLEDLGSSDENITETGTKDDSIKLLSTKAGKKPVSTKSMTHLNTNPEGTEFCSTLKSTIRYLSTKSLTRINTENEDIDLLPIQRKTDSESDDSDSEEKGKLLPSSSNKSNEDTNL